The Saprospiraceae bacterium genomic interval ACGGTATTGAAAGATTGGTCATTTCAACGTATCAATCATTCACCGGAACAGGCATGAAAGCTGTTTATCAATATGAAGCTGAACGCGATGGCAAACCTGTACCGGAACCAAGGGCTTATCATCATCCAATTTTTGAAAATTGTATACCCCAATGCGATTCGTTTCTGGATAACGACTACACCAAAGAAGAAATGAAATTGGTCAATGAAACGCATAAGATCATGGGTGATCCTTCCATTGGGATTTGCGCAACAGCGGTGAGAGTACCGGTTCATGGTGGCCACTCCGAATCCGTAAATGTTCAGTTTCGCAAATCCTTTCAATTGGACGAAATTAAAAAACTGCTGGAGCATGCACCCGGTGTTGTATTGCTGGATGATCCTGCCCACTTTAAATACCCCACACCCCTGCAGGCCAAAAATAAAAATGAGGTATTTGTCGGACGATTGCGTTTAGATCCCTCGCATCCTCAGGCAATAAATCTTTGGATCACCGCCGACAATTTGCGAAAAGGGGCTGCTACAAATGCAGTGCAAATAGCACAATTGCTGGTTGAAAAGGGGCTGGTTTGACCCCGTACTTAATTTTTATTGGAAAATACGAATTTTGGATTGATTTTTGCACCTTTTAAACGTTAAAGCTTAAGTATCAGGTGTGGATTTGAAAATTCATATCTCGAAAGATAAATTATTAAACAAATGCCTCTGTCTGAGAGGGAAACGAATTCAATTTTTTAGCATCGAAAATATTATTTCATGAGATCCAGGTTGGTTATTTGGGGGACCAATAAAGACGAAAACCGGGTATTGCTGGCAATTTCTCTCAATGCAGAGGAAAATCAGGTTGCTATTTGGAGCATTCCCGAATCCGCTATTACTGAAGAATTTTACAATTTAATGATGAGCTCCTGGAGGGAAGGTTCCGATTTGGATTTACCAGACGGCACTGAAAACCGAACCATCGAACTCACTATGGCCGAGACCATCCTCCCGGAAGATCTGAAAGTTGAAAAATCAGATGTGATTCAGCGAGCCCAACTGGAATGGCATTTTATTGTCTTATCTACGAAATTGTATAAGAACTTTAAAACTGAACTCGAAGATCTTGGTGATAAAATCAAAAGACTAGAAGAATACAGTTCAGAATTATGGGATGAACTCAAACAATTCTGGAGCACTGTCCAGCAACATATCTTTGATAAAAATATATTGCGAGATCATTCTGATTCGCTTAAAGAAAAAACCAACTCGCTTTTTGAAGAACTCAAAAAACTTCGCAAAGCACAACAATCTGTTTTCAATCAGAAATCGAAAGAAATCTCAACTTATTTTACCGATAAGCTGGAAGCCATAACGCAAAAGATTCAGGGAGGTTCGGTCCTCAAACCCCAGTTTGATGAGCTCGTTCAATTGCAAAAAGAATTGAAAGAAAAAGAACTCAGTCGAAAAGACAAGGATCATATTTTGGCCAAAATCAACGAATGTTTTAAATCCATTCGCGAAAAAAGAGAAACACAGCATCAGCATGGAACTGATGATTCCGGTCAGCAAAAATTCAGCAAACGATTTGAAGGACTTATTCAGGCCATCAAACGCATCGAACAATCCATTGAATTCGAAGAAAAGAATATTTTTTTCGAAAATAAAAGAATAGCCAATACCGACGGCCAGCTTGAAGCACAAATACGCGTTGCAAAAATTAAAATGATCGAAGAGCGCCTGAAATCAAAACAGGCCAAGCTCTCAGAGTTGCTTGAAACCAAGGCCAAACTCGAGGTGCTGAACGAGAAAATTAAGAAAAGAGAAGAAAAGAATAAAAAAAGGCTCGAAAGGAAAGAGCAATTTGAGGAAGAAAAAGAAAAAATCAAAGCGCAAATTGCGGATGAAATTCAAGATTCTCTTGAAAAAGTTCCGGAAGAAGTGCAGGAAAAGCTGGTAAAAGCAGCGGAAGAAATTAAATCCACGATAAAAGGATCCAGAAAAAAGGACAATAAAAAAGCAGAAGCCAGTGAAGCCTCAGAAATCACCTCGTCGAATTTACCTGAGGCATTCCCCGATGATCCAATAATAAAAGACCAGGAGGAGGAATAATTTCATACATTTATCATCCCAAGATTAATTTCACAAAATGATTTCAGAAAAAATCCATCTCCATAAATTGTTTGATGACCAGGGAAACCTGATTTCCCCCGGACTGCCAGCAGAAATTAAAAATTTTCTCATCGATATAGATGGTACCATTTGCGAAGACATCCCCAACGAAGAACCCGAGAGGATGAAGACAGCCGAGGCCTATCCTGATGCCTTAAAGGTTATAAACCATTGGTACGAAGAAGGTCATATCATCACCTTTTTTACTTCGAGAACAGATGCGCATAAAGAGATCACAGAAGTATGGCTGCAATCCCACGGATTCAAATATCATTTTTTATTGTTAAATAAACCCAGAGGTGGCAATTATCACTGGATCGACAATCACATCGTCCGTGCGACCCGTTATGAAGGAAAATTCACCAAAGAATTTGTAGAAATCACTAAGAAGGTTCAGGTTTTTGAACCTTGAAATTAGATGTCAGTTGACAGGTGTTATTTTTAAAAGGTTTTTCGAAGTTTGACCTTTTGTCGTTTCGACTTTTTGACCTTTCGATCTTTAGACCTTTAGACTTTTCGACGTTTCGACCTTTAGATCCTCACTTCACGCTTTCAGCTTTGCGCTTTAAGCTTCTTATCCATTCCCTATTAATATGCCACCCCTACGGGGCTGGATTTATAATATTTCCATTCCCTATTAATATGCCACCCCTACGGGGCTGAATTTATAATATTTCTATTCTCTATTAAGATGTCACCCCTACGGGGCTGGATTTATAATATTTCTATTCTCTATTAAGATGTCACCCCTACGGGGCTGGATTTATTATATTTCTATTCTCTATTAAGATGTCACCCCTACGGGGCTGGATTTATTATATTTCTATTCTCTATTAAGATGTCACCCCTACGGGGCTGGATTCAGATTAAACTAATATTCCTAAATGCTTTATGCATTCTCTATTCTCTATTTATATGTCACCCCTACGGGGCTGGATTTATAATATTTCTATTCTCTATTAAGATGTCACCCCTACGGGGCTGGATTTATAATATTTCTATTCTCTATTGATATGTCACCCCTGCGGGGCTGAATTTATAATATTTCTATTCTCTATGGATATGTCACCCCTACGGGGCTGGATTTATAATATTTCTATTCTCTATTGATATGTCACCCCTACGGGGCTGGAATTTATGATTTTTCCATTCCCTATTGACATTCCACCCCTACGGGGCTGGATTAATAATATTTCTATTCTCTATTGATATGTCACCCCTACGGGGCTGGAATTTATAATATTTCAATTCTCTATTGATATGTCACCCCTACGGGGCTGGATTTATAATATTTCTATTCTCTATTAATATGTCACCCCTACGGGGCTGGAATTTATAATATTTCAATTCTCTATTAATATGTCACCCCTACGGGGCTGGAATTTATGATTTTTCCATTCCCTATTGACATTCCACCCCTACGGGGCTGGAATTTGATTAAATTAATGATCCTGTAATCTTTATATAATCGCAATTTTATATACCCTCACTCCGCGCTTTCTGCTTATCGCTTTTCGCTTTAAGCTTCTTATCCATTCCCTATTGACATTCCACCCCTACGGGGCTGGATTAATAATATTTCTATTCTCTATTGATATGTCACCCCTACGGGGCTGGAATTTGATTAAATTAATGATCCTGTAATCTTTATATAATTGCAATTTTCTTCCCGACATAAAGGTGATGTATTTCTATTTCACCAATTTCATGTCGGGACCCAATCACTCCGCGCTTTCTGCTTATCGCTTTGCGCTTTAAGCTTCTTATCTATTCTCTATTGACATTCCACCCCTGCGGGGCTGGAATTTGATTAAATTAATGATCCTGTAATCTTTATATAATCGCAATTTTCTTCCCGACATAAAGGTGATGTATTTCTATTTCAGCAATTTCATGTCGGGACCCAATCACTCCACGGTTTCTGCTTATCGCTTTGCGCTTTAAGCTTCTTATCTATTCGCTATGCTCCACCTTAAGTTTTTTGTACTTACTTTAACAACAACTTCTTCATCATGCTGCCGGATTTTCCGGAAAAACGAAGCATAACCATTCCTTTGGGAAGATCCTGCACGTCGACTTTTGAAAGTTGTGAAGCGGTTTCTATTGAAACTGTTTTTAATAACTGGCCATTCAGATTAAGAAATTGCAATTCGTCAAAATCAGAATTTTCTCCCAATCGGAGTATCAGGTAATTTCCACTTGGATTGGGATAAACATTCACTGCTGCAGGTTTGCTTTCTGCATTGGTTTCAACGATTTTATCTGAATCGGCTAAAACGCCTTTCCCGGGGAATGTAGTACAAATGAGATCACCTTCATTGGTTGTCAGACAAACTTCCGAATTGTAAAATTTTGGATTGATAAATTCAATGTTGTCAACGACCCAACCTAAAATGGTAGAAGTATTGGAACTCACATTCAAACTATCGTTTGCAAACCTAAATCTTACCTGAATTTCCTGATCTTTAAAATCTGAAAAATCGACCACCGATGGAATGAACCCATTACTTTGACCAGAAAAAGCTTCAACGTTAAATGTAACGAATGTCTGATAGTTGACTGGTCCCGTATAACTGTTCAAACTAAATTTTTGAGGGGCTATCTGATTCCAGACAAAACCATCGGTTGAAACTTCAACAATACCACCGTCAAAACCGGTTTCTGTATTGAAGAAGTGATAAAATAACATCGAAGGTTCGTTCCCTTGCATTTTAAGAGGCTCTCTTAAATAAAGTACAAAATCGTCTGATCCATTTTCTTTTTCCTCTGCAATCCATGAAAAGGACTGGTCTACTCCATAACCCTCATCCCGGTACCAGATCTGGTCGCCCTTGGAAAGATCAATTTCCCAATTGTCTTCTCCAAGTTCAACATCATCATACCAGTTAGTAGTCGAAGCTATTGAAATACTAGTACTCAGCTTGTACGTTATTCTCCGCGTTTCAAGAGATTTCATCTGACCTAAATTCCAGACTAATTCACTGCCTGAAGCCGAAGGTGCAATATTCGCAGAACCAGGAACATAAGAACAACCTGTTGGAATCAGGTCCTTAATAGTCACATTGTTGATTATTTCCGGTTGGTAATTATTAATTTCCAGGGTGACATAAAACTCAGTTCCAGGTTTTACAACGTCGTTTTGCACAAAATTGTCTGGTGTTGAATAATAACCCGCACGTTTGGTTAGCAAGATTTTATCAATGCAGATTGGCGCAGACAGGAAACTCAGGGTTTCATCGCCAACCATGTTGTTTGAACCTTGTTTGGCAAAAAATCCCATCCCTCTTCTCGCGAAAACATCCCAAATGAGACAGGCATTTTTCGCCTGATTATTGATGGTATCAGCCCGGAGTATAGCATTGCGACCATCAATAAAACCCGGAGAGCAAGGCTGCAATTTCATTCCATCAAATACCAGTTGGATAGCTATGTTATTGCCTGCATTTTTATTCTTCCAATCGGGATCGTAGCCGTATTTATCTGCCAAAGCCCAGTATAAATCCCAAATCACGGTTGTCCAAACTTCGCCAAGATTATGAACTTCAGGGTCAACATTTTTATAGGTAAATTCATTGATGGTCATATCATTCGTATAAAGCCTGCGGCGAATGCCGAATCCATCTGGTTTTTCATTAAGAGCATAGGTTCCAATTCCTTTTGGCATACTTCCCTGATCACCGGGTTTCGCTGTAACAATGAGGCTCATAAAATCGCTCCAGCCTTCACCCATTTGTTCCCCATTTCCAAGGCAATTTGAACTGGAAGGTCCGCCAGTCAGGCGGTTGGAAATTCCATGCCCATATTCATGAGCAATGATGCCGTTATCGAAATCTCCGTCAAGGCTATCCGGTCCTGCATTGGTATCAGGCCTTTTGATCTGAATTCTGAGGCCACCATTGGTAACCATCATTTTTAACCTTTGGCAAATGGTTCTGGTTGTAAAGTAAGCTGGAATGGTGACTTGTCCACCTACAGCCCCAGCCCCCATATTTACGAAACCATCTTCACCATTGCATATGATCACTCCGGCTGCTCCAGCACGCTGTGCATTGAGGGATTTCGCGCCAAATTCACAGGTGCCTCTATCGATCAATACGATTTTCCCTTCGACATCGGCTCTTTTAAATCCATTCACACAACCTAATGTGGGATTGGCTGAATAGTCATTCCCGATCACAACGTCTGCTTCGATTGGGGTAGCTCCCGGAGCCGGGCCAAATCCCCCCCTTCTGCAATCAACTGCACCGGCAAATGAGTCCGGTTTGGTAATGTAAGTTTCTTCCTGAGAAGCCAGCCAAAGGAACATTTGCATCCTTCCACCATTTCCATCGTTTGGTGTTGAAAAGTTAGCATTGTCAGTACCTGATCCATCCTGAGCTTCAGCACGAACTGCATCTCCTTCCCTTCCCCCTTTTCCATAATTATTCGTTTGAAAGTTGCCGGCAACTTCCGTAAAACCAAAATTATAACTGATATCATGCATCATGTTGTTCAGGTAAAAGAGGTTGACGGTTGCTGCTTCTTTATACTGATCCGGTTCGCCCGACTGATCAAATGGGAAATCAAAAATTAAATCGTTGCCTCCGTTGGGTTCTCCACCATCTGAAAGATTATCTCCATTCCTGTCCAAATAAGCGTGTACATTATTTCCCCTGGTGATGAGGTATTCCGGGCCGGCAATTCCATTGGTATCGTGCCATCCAAATGGAGAGGCTTTGCTATCCGCAGGATTTACCACGTATTGCCGGGGGCCATGTCTCGGACTTTCATCGGGCAATGCCACTACATGGTAGCTGTCGGGCGCTGAGGTCAACAATTTAGTCGAATTGTGAATATTTTCGAGTAGATCTTTTACCGGAACAGGTTTCTTTTGAAAAACTGCAGGATCTGGAATACACTGTTTGTGGTGTTTGTGTT includes:
- a CDS encoding M36 family metallopeptidase, with product MKIIMYKLLVVILLCITHISNAQIQSPIDAGLRFLETHATSIGLSREDIKDLAVTDLYRSEHNGITHVYFIQRYKGIEIYNAITSVHISKEGKIYDSPSRFYRDLAKNITATKPRISERDALIGIVKHLDIQNALIPSNILRHGDSGLEFPKTNFTHSSIPVKLVYMPLENGSIRLAWDMSLDLTTSNDYWSVRIDAITGEVLDKHNLVVKCSFKHKHHKQCIPDPAVFQKKPVPVKDLLENIHNSTKLLTSAPDSYHVVALPDESPRHGPRQYVVNPADSKASPFGWHDTNGIAGPEYLITRGNNVHAYLDRNGDNLSDGGEPNGGNDLIFDFPFDQSGEPDQYKEAATVNLFYLNNMMHDISYNFGFTEVAGNFQTNNYGKGGREGDAVRAEAQDGSGTDNANFSTPNDGNGGRMQMFLWLASQEETYITKPDSFAGAVDCRRGGFGPAPGATPIEADVVIGNDYSANPTLGCVNGFKRADVEGKIVLIDRGTCEFGAKSLNAQRAGAAGVIICNGEDGFVNMGAGAVGGQVTIPAYFTTRTICQRLKMMVTNGGLRIQIKRPDTNAGPDSLDGDFDNGIIAHEYGHGISNRLTGGPSSSNCLGNGEQMGEGWSDFMSLIVTAKPGDQGSMPKGIGTYALNEKPDGFGIRRRLYTNDMTINEFTYKNVDPEVHNLGEVWTTVIWDLYWALADKYGYDPDWKNKNAGNNIAIQLVFDGMKLQPCSPGFIDGRNAILRADTINNQAKNACLIWDVFARRGMGFFAKQGSNNMVGDETLSFLSAPICIDKILLTKRAGYYSTPDNFVQNDVVKPGTEFYVTLEINNYQPEIINNVTIKDLIPTGCSYVPGSANIAPSASGSELVWNLGQMKSLETRRITYKLSTSISIASTTNWYDDVELGEDNWEIDLSKGDQIWYRDEGYGVDQSFSWIAEEKENGSDDFVLYLREPLKMQGNEPSMLFYHFFNTETGFDGGIVEVSTDGFVWNQIAPQKFSLNSYTGPVNYQTFVTFNVEAFSGQSNGFIPSVVDFSDFKDQEIQVRFRFANDSLNVSSNTSTILGWVVDNIEFINPKFYNSEVCLTTNEGDLICTTFPGKGVLADSDKIVETNAESKPAAVNVYPNPSGNYLILRLGENSDFDELQFLNLNGQLLKTVSIETASQLSKVDVQDLPKGMVMLRFSGKSGSMMKKLLLK
- a CDS encoding phosphoheptose isomerase; this encodes MISEKIHLHKLFDDQGNLISPGLPAEIKNFLIDIDGTICEDIPNEEPERMKTAEAYPDALKVINHWYEEGHIITFFTSRTDAHKEITEVWLQSHGFKYHFLLLNKPRGGNYHWIDNHIVRATRYEGKFTKEFVEITKKVQVFEP
- a CDS encoding aspartate-semialdehyde dehydrogenase, which codes for MHLAVVGVTGLVGKTMLEVLNEMNFKFDQLSLVASERSVGKTVHWQGKDHIVKSMEDALHSKPDIAIFSAGGQTSLEWAPKFAERGTFVIDNSSAWRMDSNCPLVVPEVNPESILAHTHIIANPNCSTIQMVVALFPLHQVYGIERLVISTYQSFTGTGMKAVYQYEAERDGKPVPEPRAYHHPIFENCIPQCDSFLDNDYTKEEMKLVNETHKIMGDPSIGICATAVRVPVHGGHSESVNVQFRKSFQLDEIKKLLEHAPGVVLLDDPAHFKYPTPLQAKNKNEVFVGRLRLDPSHPQAINLWITADNLRKGAATNAVQIAQLLVEKGLV